The window CTCGGCCCCGGAGAAGGCGGCCCCGCCCAGGACATGATCGAAATGGCCGTGCGTGAATGCGATATGGGTCACGTGCCGGCCCGTCAGCCGCTCCGCCTCGGCCCGCACCTCGGCGCCCTCGCGCAGGCACGACCCGGGGTCGATCAGAAGGACCGAGTCCTCGCCCACCACCAGCCCCACGGTGCAGTCCCACACCGGCAGCCGCCGCCGGCCGGCCCGTCCGGTCAGCCGTTCCCAGCCCGCCTCTTCCCAACGCACGTCCATGCCGCGACGCTACCCTGGCGGGCCTCCCTTGCCAGGGTCTTACTACCCGGCCGTACACTGAGCGGGGGATCTCTGGCACTCGAACGACCTGAGTGCCAACGAACACGGCAACGGACCAGCTGGAGGTGTGCGCGCGATGCTCAGCGAACGCAGACTCGAAGTGCTGCGCGCCATCGTCCAGGACTACGTCGGGACGGAGGAGCCGGTCGGTTCCAAGGCGCTCACCGAGCGGCACCGGCTCGGCGTCTCGCCCGCCACCGTGCGCAACGACATGGCCGTGCTGGAGGACGAGGGCTACATCGCCCAGCCCCACACCAGTGCCGGCCGGATCCCCACCGACAAGGGCTACCGGCTCTTCGTCGACAAGCTGGCGGGGGTCAAACCGCTGTCGTCGCCCGAGCGCCGGGCCATCCAGAACTTCCTCGACGGCGCCGTCGACCTCGACGACGTCGTCGGCCGCACGGTGCGGCTGCTCGCGCAGCTCACCCGGCAGGTCGCGGTGGTCCAGTACCCGAGCCTGACCCGGTCGACCGTCCGGCACGTGGAGCTGCTCTCGCTCGCTCCCGCGCGCCTGATGCTCGTACTGATCACGGACACCGGACGCGTCGAGCAGCGGCTCATCGACTGCCCGGGTCCCTTCGGCGAGACCTCGCTGGCCGACCTGCGGGCCCGGCTCAACAGCCGGGTCGTCGGCCGGCGCTTCACCGATGTACCCCCGCTCGTCCAGGACCTGCCCGAATCCTTCGAGGCCGAGGACCGCGGCACCGTCTCCACGGTGCTCTCGACGCTCCTCGAAACCCTGGTCGAGGAAGCCGAAGAGCGGCTGATGATCGGCGGCACCGCCAATCTCACCCGCTTCGGACACGATTTTCCCCTGACGATCAGGCCGGTGCTCGAAGCACTCGAGGAGCAGGTCGTGCTCCTCAAGCTGCTGGGCGAGGCCAACGAGTCGGGAATGGCCGTACGGATCGGGCATGAGAATGCCTACGAGGGACTGAACTCCACGTCCGTCGTCTCGGTCGGTTACGGTTCGGGCGGCGAAACCGTCGCCAAGCTCGGCGTGGTCGGACCGACCCGCATGGATTACCCCGGAACGATGGGAGCGGTACGCGCAGTGGCACGTTACGTCGGACAGATCCTGGCGGAGTCGTAAGTGGCCACGGACTACTACGCCGTTCTCGGCGTGCGCCGCGACGCATCGCAGGACGAGATCAAGAAGGCCTTCCGTCGCCTCGCGCGTGAACTCCACCCGGATGTGAATCCGGACCCGAAGACGCAGGAGCGCTTCAAGGAGATCAACGCGGCTTACGAGGTGCTCTCGGACCCGCAGAAGAAGCAGGTCTACGACCTCGGCGGCGACCCGCTGTCCTCGTCCGGCGGTGGCGGCGGCGCGGGCGGATTCGGGGCGGGCGGCTTCGGCAACTTCTCCGACATCATGGACGCCTTCTTCGGCCAGGCCTCGCAGCGCGGCCCGCGCTCGCGGACCCGCCGCGGCCAGGACGCCATGATCCGCCTCGACCTGGAACTGGACGAGGCGGCCTTCGGGACGACCAAGGACATCCAGGTCGACACGGCCGTCGTCTGCACCACCTGCTCCGGCGAGGGTGCCGCCCCCGGCACCTCGGCGCAGACGTGTGACATGTGCCGTGGCCGCGGTGAGGTCTCGCAGGTCACCCGGTCCTTCCTGGGCCAGGTCATGACCTCGCGCCCCTGCCCGCAGTGCCAGGGCTTCGGCACCGTGGTCCCGACCCCGTGCCCCGAGTGCGCGGGCGACGGCCGGGTCCGCTCCCGTCGCAGCCTCACGGTCAAGATCCCGGCCGGTGTCGAGAACGGCACCCGGATCCAGCTCGCGGGCGAGGGCGAGGTCGGCCCCGGCGGCGGCCCCGCCGGCGACCTGTACGTGGAGATCCACGAGCTGGCGCACCCGACCTTCCAGCGGCGGGGTGACGACCTGCACTGCACGGTCACCATCCCGATGACGGCGGCCGCGCTGGGCACCAAGTGCCCGCTGGAGACGCTGGACGGCCTGGAGGAGATCGACATCCGGCCCGGCACCGGGTCCGGCCAGGCGATTCCGCTGCACGGGCGCGGCGTCACGCACCTGCGCGGCGGCGGGCGCGGCGACCTGATCGTGCACGTCGAGGTCACCACCCCGGGCAAGCTGGACGCGCAGCAGGAGGACCTGCTGCGCCAGCTGGCGAAGCTGCGCGGCGAGGAGCGGCCGATGGGCCAGTTCGCGCCGGGTCAGCAGGGGTTGTTCAGCCGTCTGAAGGACGCGTTCAACGGTCGCTGACCGACCGGCGACCACCCGCACGAGCCCGGCCAGGGGATTCCCCGGCCGGGCTCGTCGCATGAGCCGGGCGCGGGCCGAAGGCCGGCCGAGAAGCGGACTATGCCAGGCGAATGCCATGATTCGGCCCCCCGCTTGGGACGTGGCACGATGCAGTCCATGTCCTCCGCGCCGAACGGTCCCTCCCCGTACCCGATCGTGCAGGCTCCCATGGCGGGCGGCGCCTCCTGTCCGCCGCTCGCCGCCGCCGTGTGCGAGGCGGGCGGACTGGGCTTCCTGGCGGGCGGCTACAAGACCGCCGACGGGATGTACCAGGAGATCAAGCAGGTGCGCGCGCTCACCCGGCGCCGCTTCGGGGTCAACCTCTTCATGCCGCAGACCGGCTACGTCGACCCGGCCGCCGTGGAGGCGTACCGCGGGCAGCTCGCCGGCGAGGCCAGCTGGTACGAGATCTCGCTCGCCGAGGAGGACATCATCGGCACCAGCGACGACGGCTACGACGCCAAGCTCGCCATCCTCCTCGAAGACCCGGTCCCGGTCGTCTCGTTCACCTTCGGCTGCCCCTCCTCCGCGGCCCTCGCGGCCCTGCGCAAGGCCGGTACGTACACCGTCGTCACGGTCACCTCCGTCGAGGAGGCCTGGTCCGCCCAGCAGGCGGGCGCCGACGCCGTCTGCGTCCAGGGCGTCGAGGCCGGCGGCCACCAGGGCACCCACCGGGACGACCCCCAGGCCGACGGCACGGCGGGCGTGGGGCTCCTCGCGCTGGTGGCCCAGGTACGGGAGGCGGTGGCGCTCCCGATCATCGCGGCGGGCGGCCTCATGCGGGGCTCGCAGATCGCGGCGCTGCTGGCGGCGGGCGCCGAGGCGGCGCAGCTCGGGACGGCCTTCCTGGCCTGCCCGGAGTCGGGCGCGCACCCGGTGCACAAGAAGGCGCTGACGGACCCGCTGTTCGTCCGCACGGAACTGACCCGGGCCTTTTCCGGGCGGCCGGCGCGGGGGCTGGTGAACCGCTTCATGCGGGAGCACGGGCCGTACGCCCCGGCCGCGTACCCGCAGGTCCACCACCTGACCTCGGGGCTGCGCAAGGCGGCCGCCGCGGCCGGGGACCCGCAGGGCATGGCCCTGTGGGCGGGGCAGGGGCACCGGCTCGCGCGTGCGCTGCCGGCGGGGGAGCTGGTGGAGGTGCTGGCGGCCGAACTGGCCGAGGCACAGAGCACGTTGAAGGCAAGGCAGATGAGGAGTGCGTCATGACGGCCCCGGTGTTCGTGGTCGAAGAGGTCCCCGCGGGAGCGGAGTTCGTCCTGGACGGCCCGGAGGGCCGGCACGCGGTGTCCGTGAAGCGGCTGAACCCGGGCGAGGCGGTGGTCCTGACGGACGGCCGGGGCGGCTGGGCGGAGGCGGTCGTCAAGGCGGCGGAGGGCAAGGACCGGCTCGTCGTGGCGGTGTCCTCGGCGGGGCGGGAGCCGGAGCCGCCGGTCCGCATCACCGTCGTCCAGGCCCTGCCCAAGGGAGACCGCGGCGAGCTGGCCGTCGAGACGATGACCGAGACCGGCGTGGACGCGATCGTGCCCTGGCAGGCCTCGCGCTGCATCACGCAGTGGCGCGGCGACCGCGGGGCCAAGTCCCTGGCCAAGTGGCGGGCCACGGCCCGGGAGGCGGGCAAGCAGTCCCGCCGGGTGCGCTTCCCGGAGGTGGCCGAGGCCATGTCCACCAAGCAGGTGGCGGCGCTGCTGGCGGGCGCCGACCTGGCGATGGTCCTCCACGAGGACCGCGACACCCCCTCCGGGGCGCTGGCCACGGCCGAGCTGCCCGCCACCGGCTCCGTCGTCCTGGTGGTCGGCCCGGAAGGGGGCGTCTCCCCGGAGGAGCTGGCGGTCTTCGCCGAGGCGGGGGCCCACCCCTACCGCCTGGGCCGCTCCGTCCTGCGGACCTCCACGGCCGGCACCGCGGCCACGGCGGTCCTGCTGGCCCGCACCGGGCGCTGGGCCTGACGGCCGGCCGCTGATGAACGGCCGTCGCTGATCGGCCGCTGTCGACCGGGCGGCGTTGACCGGCCGCCGTTGACCGGCCGCCGTTGACCGGCCGTCGTTGATCGCCCGCCCCCCGGGGCGGCGCGGGGCTGGATACGATGCCCGGACCGATCAACGTCACGGGAGGCTCAGCAATGGCCGGGGAACCGCAGGCCGACTGCCTGTTCTGCAAGATCGTCGAGGGGCACATCCCCGCGACCGTGGTCCGGGAGACCGAGACCACGGTCGCCTTCCGGGACATCAACCCGCAGGCGCCCACGCACGTGCTCGTCATTCCCAAGGTGCACTACCCCGACGCGGCCTCCCTCGCCGCCGCCGAGCCGGGCGTCGCCGCGGACATACTGCGCGAGGCCGCCCAGGTCGCCGCCGACGAGAAGATCGACGACCACGGCTACCGGATCGTCTTCAACACCGGCTCCGGCGCCGGGCAGACCGTCTGGCACGCCCACGCGCACGTCCTGGGCGGCCGCGGCCTCCAGTGGCCCCCGGGATAGCACGTGTCCGTACGAGAGTTCGTGGTGCTGGGCACGGCCAGCCAGGTGCCCACCCGCCACCGCAACCACAACGGCTACCTGCTGCGCTGGGACGGCGAGGGCATCCTCTTCGACCCGGGCGAGGGCACCCAGCGCCAGATGCTGCGTGCCGGGGTGGCCGCGCACGACATCAACCGGATCTGTATCACCCACTTCCACGGTGACCACAGCCTCGGCCTCGCCGGGGTGATCCAGCGGATCAACCTCGACCAGGTCCCGCACCCCGTCACCGCGCACTACCCGGCCTCGGGGCAGAAGTTCTTCGACCGGCTGCGCTACGCCACGGCCTACCGCGAGAGCGTCCCGCTCCACGAGGAGCCGGTGGCCGCGGACGGGCCGCTGGCGCGCGGGGCCTCGTACGTCCTGGAGGCCCGGCTGCTCTCGCACCCGGTCGAGTCCTTCGGCTACCGGATCACCGAGCCCGACGGGCGCCGCATGGTGCCGGAGCTGCTCGCCCACCACGGGATCAAGGGACCCGACGTCGGCCGGATCCAGCGCGAGGGGCAGCTCGGCGGCGTCACCCTGGACGACGTCAGCGAGCACAGGCCCGGACAGCGGTTCGCCTTCGTCATGGACACCCGGCTCTGCCCCGGCGTGGACGCGCTCGCCGAGGGCTGCGACCTGCTGGTGATCGAGTCGACCTTCCTCGACGAGGACGAACGGCTGGCCACCGACCACGGACACCTCACCGCCGGCCAGGCGGCGCGGGTCGCGCGGGACGCGGGCGTACGGCACCTGGTGCTGACGCACTTCTCGCAGCGCTACACGGACCCCTCCGAGTTCGAGCGCCAGGCGCGTGCGGCGGGCTTCGAGGGGGAGCTGACGGTGGCCGCCGACCTGGTGCGGGTGCCGCTGCCCAAGCGGGGCTGAGCCGGACGCGGTGCCGGGGCTCCCCGCGCCGGCCCCCGTGCCTCGACCGCGGCACGACTGGACGGGTAGGTGATCTGCGCCACACTGGGTTTTGGTTCTGGCCCGGTCGGGCAGGACTGGCAGCTTTCCAGCGAAACGGCCCTTCGAGCACCCCGGGGAGTACACCGTGACCAGTAGGGACTTCGACAGCCGCGCGGCAGCGGTGGACCCGCTCGGTCCCGTGCGCGACCCCGAGGAGCCGGGCTGTGACGTCTTCCTGACCGGAACGGTCTTCCTCGACATCATCTTCACCGGCCTCGACTCGGCTCCGGTGCGCGGTACGGAGTCCTGGGCCCGCGGCATGGGCTCCAGCCCCGGCGGCGTGGCCAACATGGCCACCGCCCTGGCCCGGCTCGGTCTGCGCACCTCGCTGGCCGCGGCCTTCGGGGACGACCACTACGGCGAGTACTGCTGGGACGCCCTTGAGCAGGGCGAGGGCATCGACCTGTCCATGTCGCGCACCGTCCGCGGCTGGCACAGCCCCGTCACCGTCTCGATGGCCTACGAGGGCGAGCGCACGATGGTCTCGCACGGCCACGAGGCCCCTCCGCCGGCGGGCCCCGGGCCCTTCCCGCAGTGCCCGCCGAGAGCCCGTGCGGCCGTGGCCGCGCTGGGGCCCGGCCGCGGCGAGGAGTGGATCGGCGAGGCCGCCCGGCGCGGCTCGCGGATCTTCGCGGACGTGGGGTGGGACGAGAGCGGCCGGTGGGACCTGGGGGCCTTGGCCGACCTGGAGCACTGCGAGGCCTTCCTGCCGAACGCGGGCGAGGCCATGCGGTACACCCGCACCGACTGTCCGCGGGCGGCGGCCCGGGCGCTGGCGGAGAAGGTGCCGATCGCGGTGGTCACGATGGGCGCGGAGGGCTCGTACGCGGTGGACGGGCGCACCGGGGAGACGGCCCACGTCCCCGGGATCACGGTGGACGAGCTGGACCCCACGGGCGCGGGGGACGTGTACGTGGCGGGCTTCGTCACCGGCACCCTGGCGGGCTGGCCGCTCGCCGACCGCCTCGCCTTCGCCGGGCTGACGGCGGCCCTGTCGGTCCAGGAGTTCGGCGGCTCCCTGTCGGCCCCCGGCT of the Streptomyces sp. NBC_01294 genome contains:
- the hrcA gene encoding heat-inducible transcriptional repressor HrcA, whose amino-acid sequence is MLSERRLEVLRAIVQDYVGTEEPVGSKALTERHRLGVSPATVRNDMAVLEDEGYIAQPHTSAGRIPTDKGYRLFVDKLAGVKPLSSPERRAIQNFLDGAVDLDDVVGRTVRLLAQLTRQVAVVQYPSLTRSTVRHVELLSLAPARLMLVLITDTGRVEQRLIDCPGPFGETSLADLRARLNSRVVGRRFTDVPPLVQDLPESFEAEDRGTVSTVLSTLLETLVEEAEERLMIGGTANLTRFGHDFPLTIRPVLEALEEQVVLLKLLGEANESGMAVRIGHENAYEGLNSTSVVSVGYGSGGETVAKLGVVGPTRMDYPGTMGAVRAVARYVGQILAES
- a CDS encoding 16S rRNA (uracil(1498)-N(3))-methyltransferase codes for the protein MTAPVFVVEEVPAGAEFVLDGPEGRHAVSVKRLNPGEAVVLTDGRGGWAEAVVKAAEGKDRLVVAVSSAGREPEPPVRITVVQALPKGDRGELAVETMTETGVDAIVPWQASRCITQWRGDRGAKSLAKWRATAREAGKQSRRVRFPEVAEAMSTKQVAALLAGADLAMVLHEDRDTPSGALATAELPATGSVVLVVGPEGGVSPEELAVFAEAGAHPYRLGRSVLRTSTAGTAATAVLLARTGRWA
- the dnaJ gene encoding molecular chaperone DnaJ, which codes for MATDYYAVLGVRRDASQDEIKKAFRRLARELHPDVNPDPKTQERFKEINAAYEVLSDPQKKQVYDLGGDPLSSSGGGGGAGGFGAGGFGNFSDIMDAFFGQASQRGPRSRTRRGQDAMIRLDLELDEAAFGTTKDIQVDTAVVCTTCSGEGAAPGTSAQTCDMCRGRGEVSQVTRSFLGQVMTSRPCPQCQGFGTVVPTPCPECAGDGRVRSRRSLTVKIPAGVENGTRIQLAGEGEVGPGGGPAGDLYVEIHELAHPTFQRRGDDLHCTVTIPMTAAALGTKCPLETLDGLEEIDIRPGTGSGQAIPLHGRGVTHLRGGGRGDLIVHVEVTTPGKLDAQQEDLLRQLAKLRGEERPMGQFAPGQQGLFSRLKDAFNGR
- a CDS encoding nitronate monooxygenase — translated: MSSAPNGPSPYPIVQAPMAGGASCPPLAAAVCEAGGLGFLAGGYKTADGMYQEIKQVRALTRRRFGVNLFMPQTGYVDPAAVEAYRGQLAGEASWYEISLAEEDIIGTSDDGYDAKLAILLEDPVPVVSFTFGCPSSAALAALRKAGTYTVVTVTSVEEAWSAQQAGADAVCVQGVEAGGHQGTHRDDPQADGTAGVGLLALVAQVREAVALPIIAAGGLMRGSQIAALLAAGAEAAQLGTAFLACPESGAHPVHKKALTDPLFVRTELTRAFSGRPARGLVNRFMREHGPYAPAAYPQVHHLTSGLRKAAAAAGDPQGMALWAGQGHRLARALPAGELVEVLAAELAEAQSTLKARQMRSAS
- a CDS encoding carbohydrate kinase family protein; translated protein: MTSRDFDSRAAAVDPLGPVRDPEEPGCDVFLTGTVFLDIIFTGLDSAPVRGTESWARGMGSSPGGVANMATALARLGLRTSLAAAFGDDHYGEYCWDALEQGEGIDLSMSRTVRGWHSPVTVSMAYEGERTMVSHGHEAPPPAGPGPFPQCPPRARAAVAALGPGRGEEWIGEAARRGSRIFADVGWDESGRWDLGALADLEHCEAFLPNAGEAMRYTRTDCPRAAARALAEKVPIAVVTMGAEGSYAVDGRTGETAHVPGITVDELDPTGAGDVYVAGFVTGTLAGWPLADRLAFAGLTAALSVQEFGGSLSAPGWPEVAHWWRAAPEALRGRYGFLDDLIPPAAGPAARRRAVPTIGFRHSA
- a CDS encoding ribonuclease Z, coding for MSVREFVVLGTASQVPTRHRNHNGYLLRWDGEGILFDPGEGTQRQMLRAGVAAHDINRICITHFHGDHSLGLAGVIQRINLDQVPHPVTAHYPASGQKFFDRLRYATAYRESVPLHEEPVAADGPLARGASYVLEARLLSHPVESFGYRITEPDGRRMVPELLAHHGIKGPDVGRIQREGQLGGVTLDDVSEHRPGQRFAFVMDTRLCPGVDALAEGCDLLVIESTFLDEDERLATDHGHLTAGQAARVARDAGVRHLVLTHFSQRYTDPSEFERQARAAGFEGELTVAADLVRVPLPKRG
- a CDS encoding histidine triad nucleotide-binding protein is translated as MAGEPQADCLFCKIVEGHIPATVVRETETTVAFRDINPQAPTHVLVIPKVHYPDAASLAAAEPGVAADILREAAQVAADEKIDDHGYRIVFNTGSGAGQTVWHAHAHVLGGRGLQWPPG